One window of Botrimarina mediterranea genomic DNA carries:
- a CDS encoding transposase, translating to MERELWRLLYRLVKQLDVGWGSWRYSTGDIVVVYLWAVVHDRPTAWAACPENWPTDLCPQPLPTQGTLSRRLRKPACVLLLTAVEQRLIGLLNLGQGIVKKIDGKALAVSLVSKDPDAGYGRGAGGKQLGYKLHVIWGDGPMPLAWDLSPMNVSEKRVARWLIEGLAGGGYLLADTEYDANPLYDAAQAEGFQLVAKKRKGKGLGHQRHSPSRLRSIELLGTAFGAALYRQRTAIETSFGTLVTFGGGLASLPAWVRRFHRVRHWVQAKLLIAGTRSLAKNPQLLVA from the coding sequence ATGGAACGCGAACTCTGGCGGTTATTGTACCGTTTGGTGAAACAGTTGGACGTGGGATGGGGGAGTTGGAGGTACTCCACCGGCGACATCGTGGTGGTTTACCTGTGGGCGGTGGTCCACGACCGCCCCACCGCCTGGGCCGCGTGCCCCGAGAACTGGCCCACCGACCTCTGCCCTCAACCTTTGCCGACGCAAGGCACGCTGAGCCGACGCTTGCGTAAGCCCGCTTGCGTGCTGCTGCTGACGGCCGTGGAGCAGCGGCTGATCGGGCTGCTGAACCTGGGCCAGGGGATCGTCAAGAAGATCGATGGCAAGGCGCTCGCGGTGAGTCTGGTGAGCAAGGACCCCGACGCGGGCTACGGCCGTGGCGCCGGGGGCAAGCAGCTGGGCTACAAGCTGCATGTGATCTGGGGCGATGGGCCGATGCCGCTGGCCTGGGACCTCTCACCGATGAACGTCAGCGAGAAACGCGTGGCCCGCTGGTTGATCGAAGGGCTTGCCGGCGGCGGTTACCTGCTGGCGGACACCGAGTACGACGCCAACCCGCTCTACGACGCGGCCCAAGCCGAAGGGTTTCAGCTGGTGGCGAAGAAACGCAAGGGGAAAGGCTTGGGCCACCAACGACATTCGCCCAGTCGGCTGCGGAGCATCGAGCTGTTGGGGACGGCGTTCGGGGCGGCTCTCTACCGCCAGCGGACGGCGATCGAGACCTCCTTCGGGACGCTGGTCACCTTCGGCGGCGGGCTCGCCTCGCTCCCCGCCTGGGTCCGACGCTTCCACCGCGTCCGACACTGGGTCCAGGCCAAGCTCCTTATCGCCGGAACCCGCTCGCTCGCAAAGAACCCTCAGCTACTAGTTGCATAA